From Bacillus pumilus, one genomic window encodes:
- a CDS encoding acetylxylan esterase: protein MQLFDLPLEELKVYKPKKTARPDFSDFWKASLEELRQVEAEPALEPYDYPVKGVKVYRLTYQSFGHSRIEGWYAVPDQTGPHPALVRFHGYNASYDGGIHDIVNWALHGYATFGMLVRGQGGSEDKTVTPGGQALGWMTKGILSKETYYYRGVYLDAVRALDVIQSFPEVDEHRIGVVGGSQGGALAVAAAALSDIPKVVVADYPYLSNFERAVDVALEQPYLEINSYFRRNSDPEAEEKVFETLSYFDLINLAEWVKQPTLMAIGLIDQITPPSTVFAVYNHLETDKDLKVYRYFGHEYIPAFQTEKLAFLQKHLRI, encoded by the coding sequence ATGCAATTGTTCGATTTACCACTAGAAGAGCTAAAAGTATATAAACCGAAGAAAACAGCACGACCTGATTTCTCAGACTTTTGGAAGGCGTCGCTCGAAGAACTGCGCCAAGTGGAGGCAGAGCCAGCACTTGAACCTTATGACTATCCAGTGAAAGGCGTCAAGGTGTACCGCCTGACGTATCAAAGCTTTGGTCATTCTCGAATTGAAGGCTGGTATGCGGTACCAGATCAAACAGGTCCGCATCCAGCGCTCGTTCGTTTTCATGGCTATAATGCCAGCTATGACGGCGGCATTCACGACATCGTCAACTGGGCACTGCATGGCTATGCGACATTTGGTATGCTCGTCCGCGGTCAAGGCGGCAGTGAAGATAAGACAGTGACACCAGGCGGGCAGGCTTTGGGATGGATGACAAAAGGCATTTTATCGAAAGAGACCTACTATTATCGAGGTGTTTATTTAGATGCGGTTCGTGCACTCGATGTTATTCAGTCCTTTCCGGAAGTGGATGAACACCGTATCGGCGTGGTGGGTGGAAGCCAGGGAGGTGCACTGGCGGTTGCAGCTGCGGCACTTTCAGACATTCCAAAGGTCGTCGTGGCAGATTATCCTTACTTATCAAATTTCGAGCGTGCAGTGGATGTGGCATTGGAGCAGCCTTATTTAGAAATCAATTCATACTTTCGAAGAAACAGTGATCCAGAAGCGGAAGAAAAGGTATTTGAGACATTGAGCTACTTTGATTTGATCAATTTAGCCGAATGGGTGAAACAGCCCACATTGATGGCCATCGGTCTGATCGACCAAATCACCCCGCCATCTACTGTGTTTGCGGTATACAACCATTTAGAAACAGATAAAGATTTAAAGGTGTATCGCTACTTTGGACACGAGTACATCCCGGCTTTTCAAACAGAGAAGCTTGCCTTCTTACAAAAGCATTTAAGGATCTAA
- the pruA gene encoding L-glutamate gamma-semialdehyde dehydrogenase yields MTTPYKHEPFTDFSQEENRKAFEQALAKVTESLGQTYPLVINGERIETKDQIISINPAKKDEVVGTVSKAGKEEAEQAVQAAAKAFETWRYTSPEERASVIFRAAASIRRKKHEYSALLVKEAGKPWNEADADTAEAIDFLEYYARQMLELAKGKPVNSREGEHNQYVYTPTGVTLVIPPWNFLFAIMAGTTVAPIVTGNTVVLKPASATPVIAARFVEELEQAGLPKGVVNFVPGSGAEVGDYLVDHPKTSLITFTGSREVGTRIFERAAKVQPGQQHLKRVIAEMGGKDTVVVDEDADVELAANAIFTSAFGFSGQKCSAGSRAVVHEKLYDQVVQRVKEITETKTTANPLSADVYMGPVIDQASFDKITDYIEVGKQEGRLVTGGTSDDSEGYFIHPTIFADLEPTSRLMQEEIFGPVLAFSKVSSFDEALEVANNTEYGLTGAVITNNRDHINRAKQEFHVGNLYFNRNCTGAIVGYHPFGGFKMSGTDSKAGGPDYLALHMQAKTISEMF; encoded by the coding sequence ATGACAACACCTTACAAACATGAACCATTCACGGATTTTAGCCAGGAAGAAAACCGCAAAGCGTTTGAACAAGCATTAGCAAAGGTAACAGAATCACTTGGTCAAACCTATCCGCTCGTGATTAATGGAGAAAGAATCGAAACGAAAGACCAGATTATCTCGATCAATCCAGCGAAAAAGGATGAAGTCGTTGGAACCGTATCAAAGGCCGGAAAAGAAGAGGCAGAACAAGCGGTTCAGGCTGCGGCGAAAGCATTTGAAACTTGGCGCTATACGTCTCCAGAAGAAAGAGCCAGCGTCATCTTCCGTGCTGCGGCAAGCATTCGCCGTAAAAAGCATGAGTATTCAGCCCTTCTTGTCAAAGAAGCAGGTAAGCCTTGGAATGAAGCGGACGCAGATACAGCAGAAGCGATCGACTTCCTTGAATATTATGCTCGTCAAATGCTGGAGCTGGCGAAAGGCAAACCAGTGAACAGCCGCGAAGGAGAACACAATCAATACGTATACACACCAACTGGCGTGACACTCGTCATTCCGCCGTGGAACTTCTTGTTTGCCATTATGGCAGGAACTACAGTAGCACCAATCGTCACTGGGAATACAGTTGTCTTAAAACCAGCGAGTGCAACTCCTGTGATTGCGGCACGTTTTGTGGAAGAGCTTGAGCAAGCAGGTCTTCCAAAGGGTGTGGTGAACTTTGTACCAGGAAGCGGAGCAGAGGTCGGAGATTACTTAGTAGATCATCCGAAAACAAGCCTGATTACATTCACTGGCTCAAGAGAAGTAGGGACACGTATCTTTGAACGCGCGGCAAAAGTACAGCCAGGTCAGCAGCATTTAAAGCGCGTCATTGCTGAAATGGGCGGTAAAGATACAGTGGTTGTAGATGAGGATGCAGACGTCGAATTAGCGGCTAATGCCATTTTCACATCAGCCTTCGGTTTTTCAGGTCAGAAATGTTCGGCTGGATCTCGGGCTGTCGTCCACGAGAAGCTGTATGACCAAGTGGTCCAGCGAGTGAAGGAAATCACAGAAACAAAAACAACAGCGAATCCTCTTTCTGCGGATGTCTACATGGGACCTGTCATTGATCAAGCGTCCTTTGACAAGATCACGGATTATATCGAGGTGGGCAAACAGGAAGGCCGCTTAGTGACTGGCGGAACGAGTGATGATTCGGAAGGATACTTCATTCACCCAACCATTTTTGCAGATCTTGAGCCAACATCTCGTTTGATGCAAGAAGAAATCTTCGGACCTGTCTTGGCCTTCTCGAAAGTGTCTAGCTTTGATGAGGCACTTGAAGTAGCCAACAACACGGAATATGGTTTGACAGGTGCTGTCATTACCAATAATCGTGATCATATCAACCGTGCGAAGCAGGAGTTCCATGTAGGGAACCTCTACTTTAACCGTAACTGCACAGGAGCCATCGTGGGATACCACCCATTCGGCGGATTCAAAATGTCAGGAACCGATTCAAAAGCAGGCGGTCCAGATTACCTAGCTCTACACATGCAGGCAAAAACGATTAGTGAAATGTTTTAA
- a CDS encoding nucleotidyltransferase domain-containing protein, translating to MRERIKEELKIIEETYDVKICLAVESGSRAWGFPSTDSDYDVRFLYVPRKEWYWAMEEHRDVIERPIDDVLDISGWELRKALRLFNKSNPSIMEWLSSDIIYAESFSLAKQLRELKDRAFYPAALMYHYLNMAKRNESRHLRGEQVRIKKYFYVLRPLFACQWIERYRTVPPMDFHELLEELVEEGPLLTEIHELLKRKMDGEEMDVEHRLAYVHPFIDKELARFDELVKSYNQPKDNLTQELNELLQSTLDEVWA from the coding sequence TTGAGAGAGAGAATCAAGGAAGAGCTGAAAATCATCGAAGAAACGTATGACGTAAAGATTTGCCTCGCCGTTGAATCAGGCAGCAGGGCATGGGGATTTCCCTCGACTGATAGTGATTATGATGTTCGTTTTTTATATGTTCCCCGGAAAGAATGGTATTGGGCGATGGAAGAGCATCGTGATGTCATTGAACGGCCGATTGATGACGTGCTTGATATCAGCGGCTGGGAGCTTAGAAAGGCACTTCGCTTATTCAATAAATCAAATCCATCCATCATGGAATGGCTATCTTCTGACATCATCTATGCTGAATCTTTCTCTTTAGCAAAGCAGCTAAGAGAATTAAAGGATCGAGCGTTTTATCCTGCAGCATTGATGTATCATTACCTCAATATGGCGAAGCGGAATGAAAGCCGGCATTTACGAGGGGAGCAGGTGCGAATCAAGAAGTATTTCTATGTGCTTCGTCCGCTATTTGCCTGTCAGTGGATTGAACGCTACCGGACGGTTCCGCCGATGGACTTTCATGAACTGCTCGAGGAGCTAGTGGAGGAAGGCCCGCTTTTAACAGAAATTCACGAGCTGCTCAAACGTAAAATGGACGGAGAGGAAATGGATGTAGAGCACCGTCTCGCCTATGTCCATCCATTCATCGACAAAGAGCTGGCGCGTTTTGATGAATTGGTGAAAAGCTACAATCAGCCGAAAGACAATCTCACGCAAGAATTAAATGAGCTTTTGCAGTCTACCCTTGATGAGGTGTGGGCGTAG
- a CDS encoding PucR family transcriptional regulator — translation MEEILEKLHTFFDVDKLIAFISGYLKKPVILESTECQLLAYNSYSIQQFDPVNQQTIFSKECPGSVVDWLKKTGVIERLHKESKPFYVSGHDELGFNRRVAVSAKHKQEVVGFIWVQDIEDSLTQEELQFLHEASFQVGKVIYKNKKQLEKKEGKIEEFFKKVMDDHFYTEEELKWEAENLSIPLPAVFTVMVVHAADNKSETAEDVKDVIRTYLQLEDKVNHVYSVQADIVVILGSLSDRHSPKATAADVIAHLQSKTHAHPSPLYIGMGREYRDVMKMSTSRFEAIEVVKAVKIVGGQELIPYDYENLGVFRFLDSIYSHQKKKNDFNPDLLRLKEKDRDSQTSFLKTLEVYLLNNCKLKPAAEQLFIHQNTLNYRMKQIFDMTSIDLSHFSQRCELFIELMLMKKDQ, via the coding sequence ATGGAAGAGATATTAGAAAAGCTTCATACATTTTTTGATGTCGATAAGTTAATTGCATTTATTAGCGGGTATTTAAAAAAACCAGTGATTTTAGAAAGCACAGAGTGCCAGCTCCTTGCTTATAATTCTTACAGCATACAGCAGTTTGACCCAGTCAATCAGCAAACGATTTTCTCAAAGGAATGTCCGGGGTCTGTAGTCGATTGGTTAAAGAAAACAGGGGTCATCGAGCGGCTTCACAAGGAGTCAAAGCCTTTTTATGTGAGCGGTCATGACGAGCTCGGGTTTAATCGGCGGGTGGCTGTGAGCGCCAAGCACAAACAAGAGGTTGTGGGCTTTATTTGGGTGCAGGACATTGAGGATTCTCTCACGCAGGAGGAGCTGCAATTTTTGCATGAAGCTTCCTTTCAAGTGGGAAAAGTGATTTATAAGAATAAAAAACAGCTGGAGAAAAAGGAAGGCAAGATTGAAGAATTTTTCAAAAAGGTCATGGATGATCATTTTTATACAGAAGAAGAACTGAAGTGGGAGGCTGAGAATTTAAGCATCCCGCTGCCAGCGGTATTTACTGTCATGGTCGTACACGCTGCCGATAACAAAAGTGAGACGGCAGAAGACGTGAAGGATGTCATTCGAACGTATTTGCAGCTAGAAGATAAGGTGAATCACGTATACTCCGTTCAAGCCGACATTGTCGTGATATTGGGCAGCTTGTCAGACCGGCACTCACCGAAAGCGACTGCGGCTGACGTCATCGCTCATCTGCAATCGAAAACGCATGCCCATCCTTCGCCGCTGTATATCGGGATGGGAAGAGAGTATCGAGATGTCATGAAAATGAGTACAAGTCGATTTGAAGCGATAGAGGTCGTGAAGGCTGTGAAAATTGTTGGGGGGCAAGAGCTGATTCCATATGATTACGAGAATCTGGGGGTTTTCCGGTTCTTAGACTCGATTTACAGCCATCAAAAAAAGAAAAATGATTTCAATCCAGATTTGTTACGTTTGAAGGAAAAAGACCGTGACAGCCAAACTTCTTTTTTAAAAACGCTTGAAGTCTACTTATTGAATAACTGCAAGCTAAAGCCTGCTGCAGAGCAGTTGTTTATTCATCAAAATACATTAAACTATCGAATGAAACAAATCTTTGATATGACCTCAATTGATTTAAGTCACTTCAGTCAGCGATGTGAGTTATTTATTGAATTGATGCTGATGAAAAAGGATCAATAG
- a CDS encoding proline dehydrogenase family protein, protein MESVTRNFFLFLSKSSLLNHIARNWGSAVASKKIIGGKDFESAISVIKRLNDQGMAVTVDHLGEFVTKAEIANERTNECIQTIQRIAEAGLNSHVSLKMTSLGLDIDDDLVYRNMKSILDTAEKHRIMVTIDMEDEQRCQKTLDIFKEMKSQYEYVSTVLQAYLYRTEKDLDDLNELQPFLRLVKGAYKESAEVAYPNKKDVDQNYQKLIEKQLLTGNYTAIATHDDQMIEFTKNIVKKHNIPTSQFEFQMLYGMRSETQQALVKEGYQMRVYTPYGREWYGYYMRRLAERPANIAFALKGMTRK, encoded by the coding sequence ATGGAGTCGGTCACAAGAAATTTCTTCTTGTTTTTGTCAAAGAGCAGTCTCTTGAACCATATTGCTCGTAATTGGGGAAGTGCTGTTGCATCTAAGAAAATCATCGGTGGGAAAGATTTTGAGAGCGCTATCTCTGTCATTAAACGATTAAATGATCAAGGAATGGCTGTAACAGTCGATCACCTTGGTGAGTTTGTCACAAAGGCAGAGATTGCAAATGAGCGGACGAATGAGTGTATTCAAACCATTCAGCGGATTGCTGAGGCGGGACTCAATTCCCACGTGTCACTCAAAATGACATCACTTGGCCTGGATATTGACGATGACCTTGTGTATCGCAATATGAAAAGCATTTTAGATACGGCAGAGAAACACCGTATCATGGTGACAATCGATATGGAGGATGAACAGCGCTGTCAAAAAACGCTGGACATTTTTAAAGAGATGAAATCTCAATATGAGTATGTCAGTACGGTCCTGCAGGCGTATTTGTACAGAACAGAAAAGGATCTTGATGACCTAAATGAGCTTCAGCCATTTTTAAGACTTGTAAAGGGTGCCTATAAGGAATCCGCCGAAGTGGCGTATCCAAACAAAAAAGACGTCGATCAGAATTATCAAAAGCTGATCGAAAAGCAATTACTCACAGGGAACTATACAGCCATTGCGACACATGACGATCAAATGATCGAGTTTACGAAAAATATTGTGAAAAAACACAATATACCGACAAGTCAGTTCGAATTTCAAATGCTGTATGGCATGAGATCAGAAACGCAGCAGGCACTTGTGAAGGAAGGCTATCAAATGAGGGTCTATACCCCGTATGGACGAGAGTGGTATGGCTACTACATGAGACGTCTTGCAGAACGGCCGGCAAACATTGCCTTTGCTTTAAAAGGGATGACGAGAAAATAA